A stretch of [Clostridium] innocuum DNA encodes these proteins:
- a CDS encoding PTS system mannose/fructose/sorbose family transporter subunit IID — translation MSKEKVLTKKDLRKAAWRWLIGISTFNYETQLAPSTLFSVYPCLRKMYPDDEDLKKSCLNYMRYYNTMPWISPFVIGAALGIEDEGGISSLDAVNDFKVGLMGPLAGIGDTIGWAMIPTIFGSIAASMGMEGNPLGIFLWAAFTFVFLVVRILQYEWGYGMGVNVITKFGKQITVFTEACSVLGLTVVGSLVATVVKLSTGLQFKNGDVVMKVQELIDGVMPALLPVAAVGIIYYFMKVKKVKMTWMILFIIVASMIGAATGIFTA, via the coding sequence ATGAGTAAGGAAAAGGTTTTAACAAAAAAGGATTTGCGTAAGGCAGCATGGAGATGGCTGATTGGTATTTCCACATTCAACTATGAAACACAGCTGGCACCTTCTACATTGTTTTCCGTATATCCATGCTTACGGAAGATGTATCCGGATGATGAGGATTTGAAGAAATCCTGTCTGAATTATATGCGTTACTACAACACCATGCCGTGGATTTCACCGTTTGTGATCGGTGCAGCTCTGGGTATTGAGGATGAAGGCGGTATTTCCTCACTGGATGCAGTCAACGACTTCAAGGTTGGTCTGATGGGACCGCTGGCCGGTATCGGCGATACCATCGGCTGGGCAATGATACCTACAATTTTCGGATCCATTGCGGCAAGCATGGGGATGGAGGGAAATCCACTGGGAATCTTCCTATGGGCGGCATTTACCTTTGTGTTCCTGGTAGTCCGTATTCTTCAGTATGAGTGGGGATACGGTATGGGTGTCAATGTTATCACCAAATTCGGTAAACAGATAACGGTCTTTACCGAGGCCTGTTCCGTTCTCGGTCTGACCGTGGTCGGCTCTCTGGTTGCGACCGTCGTAAAGCTCAGCACCGGTTTGCAGTTTAAAAACGGAGATGTCGTCATGAAGGTTCAGGAGCTGATTGACGGTGTTATGCCGGCACTTTTACCGGTAGCTGCTGTAGGAATTATATATTACTTCATGAAGGTGAAGAAGGTGAAAATGACCTGGATGATTCTGTTCATCATCGTGGCATCCATGATCGGAGCTGCCACCGGCATCTTCACAGCCTAG
- a CDS encoding PTS sugar transporter subunit IIC has protein sequence MELSILQIVFITLIAYLKMTDTVTTQLFAFNTIICGWLTGLVVGDPTTGLSIGATMQLMSMGVVAVGGSSMPDYPIAAIIATTIAVTTGKGMEAGLAIGLPVAMLGVNFDVIYKIFNGFLMRKETSLIEEGKFQSALNMIKISPVFYGLCSAVPVLVCIVAGPTVVNAILDFMPAWFTTGLTIAGGVLPGVGMAMLLMYMPLGKYWSFLLVGFVLAAYLKVPVLGIAAIGLAGAYEIYKNQMKAGTAAAGAVAGGLEDE, from the coding sequence ATGGAATTATCAATACTACAGATTGTCTTTATCACACTGATTGCGTATCTGAAAATGACAGATACCGTAACAACACAGCTGTTTGCATTCAATACGATTATCTGCGGCTGGCTCACCGGTCTGGTTGTGGGAGATCCGACAACAGGGTTGAGCATCGGAGCTACCATGCAGCTGATGTCTATGGGGGTCGTGGCAGTAGGCGGATCCTCCATGCCGGATTATCCGATTGCGGCCATCATCGCGACAACGATTGCGGTTACAACAGGAAAAGGCATGGAGGCAGGTCTTGCCATCGGTCTTCCGGTTGCCATGCTTGGGGTAAACTTTGACGTTATTTACAAAATTTTCAACGGCTTCCTGATGAGAAAGGAAACATCTCTTATCGAAGAAGGTAAGTTCCAGTCAGCACTGAATATGATTAAAATTTCACCGGTCTTCTATGGTCTGTGCTCCGCTGTTCCGGTTCTGGTTTGTATTGTCGCAGGACCTACAGTTGTCAATGCGATACTGGATTTCATGCCTGCCTGGTTTACCACCGGCTTAACGATCGCCGGCGGTGTTCTTCCCGGTGTCGGTATGGCGATGCTGTTAATGTATATGCCGCTGGGAAAATACTGGTCCTTTCTGCTGGTCGGCTTTGTGCTGGCAGCTTATCTGAAGGTTCCGGTGCTTGGTATTGCGGCAATCGGACTTGCAGGGGCATATGAAATTTACAAAAATCAGATGAAGGCGGGAACTGCAGCTGCAGGTGCTGTCGCAGGAGGATTGGAAGATGAGTAA
- a CDS encoding PTS sugar transporter subunit IIB, whose amino-acid sequence MSIVLGRVDYRLLHGIVATMWAPQSGAQRVMVIDDRTANDPIIKESMRLGKPAGMACSIITEETAMKNFKAGKYDDHKVFVVCEDPGVFLRLQEAGQKIPRIVIGITRDRDSGTKVSSRASVKDEEKPIYKKLMENGCEVDVQFTTTDKAVKLSHAMEL is encoded by the coding sequence ATGAGTATTGTATTGGGCAGAGTGGATTACCGCCTGCTGCATGGTATTGTGGCAACCATGTGGGCACCGCAGTCCGGCGCTCAGCGGGTGATGGTGATCGATGATCGTACGGCAAATGATCCGATCATCAAGGAAAGCATGCGACTTGGAAAGCCTGCCGGCATGGCATGCTCGATCATCACTGAGGAAACAGCCATGAAGAATTTCAAGGCAGGGAAGTATGATGATCACAAGGTATTTGTGGTATGCGAAGATCCGGGGGTGTTTCTAAGACTTCAGGAAGCCGGACAGAAGATTCCGAGAATCGTCATCGGTATTACCCGTGATCGCGATAGCGGAACGAAGGTCAGCTCCAGAGCTTCTGTGAAGGATGAGGAAAAGCCAATTTATAAGAAGCTGATGGAAAACGGATGCGAAGTGGATGTGCAGTTCACAACAACGGATAAAGCTGTAAAGCTGTCACACGCAATGGAATTGTAG
- a CDS encoding sigma 54-interacting transcriptional regulator, with protein sequence MEDNLRKLVKENTIHEKYKLNNASQLGTQLGLSRNWISQYLNEYYNDGTFIKINTRPVVFLDREALEEKYSIRVDKNLLTSFDELRSIIQGQNTSDFEKLIGQKGSLRDVVDKCKASISYPPHGLPTLLYGPTGTGKSSIAAMMYEYGINHKILKDNAAFLHVNCSEYANNPELITANLFGYKKGAFTGAECDNVGMIKAAEGGVLFLDEVHCLRPECQEKLFLFMDNGNYRMLGDNEHQYHSIVLLVFATTEDPETVLLKTLLRRIPVRIEIPSLEDRGIKEKTSILVEALDIEAKKMRRNITISNTAFNALLNARYTGNVGELFNVVQATCMNSLFHNKKEGVLEIHTLNLPGKIISNHHIDRNSILFDRHQMLSLDQLKQHASDSLPQTTLFATLLGHLRDLQNNRILMPKFIEKCTVDVEHYFNSVLFDNRNIKDPTNTYIMKSLKAIVEMISEKYGYSFQTNEIYSMSLMIRDCMQSYREMEEYFDTFSEECDNFTGIIEKKFMREYAIVSEISEVLKLHLDIELRPFIAAIFTLIMHMYHRSKDINKRIGIILAHGYATASSIANAVNQMLDQYVYDAIDMPLDTTTETIVKKLNDFLRKRGEYRDLVLLVDMGSLKEIHRGVSDISRANVAIASDVSTRMALQIGDALRKDVPLKKIFEAYRETCDMHVEILESKVREKAILCSCATGIGTAEKLKTILEDSLPKNLPVRVLTYDYSTLLENRMEDDFFDRYEVVCIVGTLNPNIDNIKFIPVEELIMNNSFDVLTIHFKDLLNEEAMEQFRRNILKNFSLSNIIGNLTILNPDKLLRHVADAIDRLQKEMNRMFSYNMCFGLYVHVCCLIERLVTREGAEDYVKSYAECSREMQEFILCIKAAFEKVEKYYSVSISIEEIEYICIYIRNMQ encoded by the coding sequence ATGGAAGACAATTTGCGTAAGCTTGTGAAAGAGAATACGATACATGAAAAGTATAAGCTGAACAATGCTTCTCAGCTGGGGACACAGCTGGGACTCAGCAGAAACTGGATATCACAGTATCTGAATGAATACTATAATGATGGAACATTTATCAAAATAAATACCCGTCCGGTTGTGTTTCTTGACCGGGAGGCACTTGAAGAAAAATATTCCATACGGGTGGATAAGAACCTGCTGACCTCTTTTGATGAGCTAAGATCAATCATTCAGGGACAGAATACATCCGATTTTGAAAAACTGATCGGTCAGAAGGGCTCTCTGCGTGATGTTGTGGACAAATGCAAAGCCAGTATATCCTATCCGCCGCACGGACTTCCGACACTGCTGTATGGACCAACCGGAACAGGAAAAAGCAGCATTGCGGCAATGATGTACGAATATGGTATCAATCATAAAATCCTCAAGGACAACGCTGCCTTTCTTCATGTAAACTGCAGCGAATATGCAAACAATCCGGAGCTGATAACCGCAAACCTGTTTGGTTATAAGAAGGGAGCCTTTACCGGTGCGGAATGTGATAATGTAGGGATGATCAAGGCTGCGGAGGGTGGTGTCCTGTTTCTGGATGAGGTTCACTGTCTGCGTCCGGAATGTCAGGAAAAGCTGTTCCTGTTTATGGATAACGGCAATTACCGCATGCTGGGAGACAACGAGCATCAGTATCACAGTATAGTGCTTCTGGTATTTGCGACAACCGAGGATCCAGAAACGGTGCTGTTAAAAACGCTGCTGCGAAGGATTCCCGTACGTATAGAAATACCGTCGCTGGAGGACCGCGGCATCAAAGAAAAGACCTCAATCCTTGTTGAGGCACTGGATATCGAAGCGAAGAAAATGCGCAGGAATATCACTATCAGCAATACTGCCTTCAATGCACTATTGAATGCCAGATATACAGGGAATGTCGGTGAGCTGTTCAATGTTGTACAGGCAACGTGTATGAATTCACTGTTTCACAACAAAAAAGAAGGAGTACTGGAGATTCATACGCTGAACCTGCCGGGTAAGATTATTTCTAATCATCACATTGATCGAAACAGCATTTTATTTGACAGGCATCAGATGCTTTCACTGGATCAGCTGAAGCAGCATGCATCCGACAGTCTGCCGCAGACCACATTGTTTGCGACACTGCTCGGACACCTCAGGGATCTACAGAATAACCGTATTCTGATGCCGAAGTTTATCGAGAAATGCACCGTGGATGTGGAGCATTATTTTAATTCGGTTCTTTTTGATAATCGGAATATCAAAGACCCGACGAATACGTATATTATGAAGTCACTGAAGGCTATTGTGGAAATGATTTCGGAAAAATACGGGTATTCCTTTCAGACGAACGAGATATATTCCATGTCCCTTATGATCCGTGACTGTATGCAGTCCTATAGAGAGATGGAGGAATATTTTGATACCTTTTCTGAGGAATGTGATAATTTTACCGGTATCATAGAAAAGAAATTCATGCGGGAATATGCCATTGTCTCGGAAATCAGTGAGGTGCTGAAGCTGCATCTTGACATTGAACTGCGCCCTTTTATTGCGGCGATTTTCACCTTAATCATGCATATGTATCACCGCAGCAAAGACATCAATAAACGCATCGGCATCATTCTGGCACATGGCTATGCGACTGCCTCCTCCATAGCGAATGCAGTAAATCAGATGCTGGATCAGTATGTGTATGATGCCATTGATATGCCGCTGGATACGACTACGGAAACCATCGTGAAAAAGCTGAATGATTTTCTGAGAAAGCGGGGAGAATATCGCGATCTCGTATTGCTGGTTGATATGGGCAGTCTAAAGGAGATACACAGGGGAGTTTCGGATATATCGCGGGCAAATGTCGCCATTGCCAGTGATGTCAGTACAAGGATGGCACTGCAGATTGGAGACGCACTCCGTAAGGATGTACCTTTGAAGAAAATTTTTGAGGCATACCGGGAAACGTGTGACATGCATGTAGAGATTTTGGAAAGCAAGGTACGGGAAAAAGCAATTTTATGTTCCTGTGCCACCGGTATCGGAACTGCGGAAAAGCTGAAAACGATACTGGAGGATTCCCTTCCGAAAAATCTTCCTGTACGTGTGCTTACCTATGATTATTCAACATTGCTGGAGAACCGCATGGAGGATGATTTCTTTGACCGCTATGAGGTCGTATGCATTGTCGGTACACTTAATCCCAACATTGACAACATAAAATTCATACCGGTGGAAGAGCTGATTATGAACAATTCGTTTGATGTTTTAACGATTCATTTCAAAGACCTGCTCAATGAGGAAGCAATGGAGCAGTTTCGAAGAAATATCCTGAAAAATTTTTCCCTGTCTAATATCATCGGAAATCTGACCATCCTGAATCCGGATAAGCTGCTCCGGCATGTCGCAGATGCGATTGACCGACTGCAGAAGGAAATGAACAGGATGTTCAGCTATAATATGTGCTTTGGTCTTTATGTGCATGTCTGCTGTCTGATTGAACGTCTGGTAACCCGTGAGGGGGCTGAGGATTATGTGAAAAGCTATGCGGAATGCAGTCGTGAAATGCAGGAGTTTATTCTTTGTATAAAAGCCGCATTTGAAAAAGTGGAAAAGTATTATAGTGTTTCCATCTCGATTGAGGAAATTGAGTATATCTGTATCTATATTCGAAACATGCAGTAG
- a CDS encoding ChbG/HpnK family deacetylase — protein sequence MKMIIRADDFGFSEAVNYGILKAFQGGLVKNIGLMSNMPYAKQAFDMIREENVTLGLHINLILGSPCARPEQIPSLLNMDGKFLSSRVRRREMEEGIDNFVYEDTVVEVKAQVEQFLSICGRLPDYIDAHAVCTGTTEKAICDIADAYGIDIKGHIEDTRWQGIQTDYTNTEFYKQKLPFVQFFKSYLNYSDRISLIVFHPGYLDYDVIRTSSLTVNRCLDTALLCDAEVKEYLKQHTLLSFKEL from the coding sequence ATGAAAATGATAATACGTGCGGATGATTTTGGATTTAGTGAAGCTGTAAACTACGGTATTTTGAAGGCATTCCAGGGAGGTCTTGTGAAAAACATCGGGCTGATGAGCAATATGCCTTATGCGAAACAAGCCTTCGATATGATCAGAGAAGAAAATGTCACGTTAGGACTTCATATCAATCTGATTCTGGGAAGCCCCTGTGCCAGACCGGAACAGATTCCCTCACTTTTGAATATGGATGGGAAGTTCCTATCCTCCCGCGTCAGAAGAAGAGAAATGGAAGAGGGAATAGATAACTTCGTATATGAGGATACCGTTGTGGAAGTGAAAGCACAGGTGGAACAGTTTTTGTCCATCTGCGGCAGATTACCGGATTATATAGATGCTCATGCGGTATGCACAGGGACAACAGAAAAAGCCATCTGCGATATTGCGGATGCTTATGGAATCGATATAAAAGGACATATTGAGGATACCCGCTGGCAGGGGATACAGACAGATTACACCAACACAGAGTTTTATAAGCAGAAGCTGCCCTTTGTGCAATTTTTTAAATCCTATCTGAACTACAGTGACCGTATCAGTTTGATTGTCTTTCATCCGGGCTATCTGGATTATGATGTGATCCGTACATCATCGCTGACTGTAAACCGCTGTCTGGATACTGCCTTACTTTGTGATGCTGAAGTTAAAGAATATCTGAAACAACATACATTGTTGTCATTTAAGGAGCTGTAG
- a CDS encoding tyrosine-type recombinase/integrase has protein sequence MVKKYNKHHKDKPLPYITPHMLRHTFCTWLASENMNPKDLQYFMGNSNMSITMNWYAHESIDTVKSEVQRLIA, from the coding sequence ATGGTAAAGAAGTATAACAAGCACCACAAGGACAAACCCTTGCCATATATCACACCGCATATGCTACGCCATACGTTCTGCACATGGCTGGCAAGTGAGAATATGAACCCAAAGGATTTACAGTATTTCATGGGGAATTCAAACATGAGTATCACGATGAACTGGTACGCTCATGAGTCCATAGATACCGTAAAATCAGAGGTTCAGCGTCTAATTGCATAG
- a CDS encoding GntR family transcriptional regulator — MHIDTNTDKPIFIQIAEQLEDAIFVGTFPEETKIPSTNEISALLNINPHTVLKGMNMLVDEEIIYKRRGLGMYVKEGAVMKIRTKRQGQFFDQYIATLVTEASKLDMTKEEVIQLIERGYSNECNSN, encoded by the coding sequence GTGCATATTGATACAAACACAGATAAGCCTATATTCATTCAAATAGCCGAACAACTTGAAGACGCTATATTCGTAGGGACATTTCCAGAGGAAACAAAGATACCCTCTACAAATGAAATATCTGCCCTATTGAATATCAATCCCCATACGGTATTAAAAGGAATGAATATGCTTGTAGATGAAGAAATCATATATAAGAGAAGAGGTTTAGGAATGTATGTAAAAGAGGGTGCAGTTATGAAGATACGCACAAAGCGACAAGGACAGTTTTTTGACCAGTATATCGCAACACTGGTTACGGAAGCGTCTAAATTAGATATGACAAAAGAAGAAGTAATTCAGTTAATAGAAAGGGGCTACAGCAATGAATGCAATTCAAATTAA
- a CDS encoding ABC transporter ATP-binding protein, protein MNAIQIKNITKSYNDIKALDNVSFSFEFGKIYGFLGRNGAGKSTLINIIANRVFADKGDILIDDITAKENIAVQEKIFCMSEADLYDKDLKIKEHFKWINRFYETFDMNKAIEISEKFNLNTNKKFKALSKGYQSIFKLTVALSLNVPYIIFDEPVLGLDANHRELFYNLLLKEYENDERTFIIATHLIEEVANIVEEVVLIDEGKVLLQANVGTLLETGYSVSGVAQEVDNYCVDKNVIGYDELGGLKIAYILGGKTITKNSNLQISTMNLQKLFVKLTEKGGQ, encoded by the coding sequence ATGAATGCAATTCAAATTAAAAATATAACAAAATCATATAATGATATTAAGGCATTAGACAATGTTTCATTCTCTTTTGAGTTTGGAAAAATCTACGGTTTTTTGGGAAGAAACGGAGCTGGAAAATCTACTCTTATCAATATTATTGCAAATCGTGTTTTTGCTGATAAAGGCGATATTTTAATTGATGATATTACAGCTAAGGAAAATATAGCAGTACAAGAAAAAATCTTTTGTATGAGTGAGGCAGATTTATACGATAAGGATTTAAAAATTAAAGAACATTTTAAGTGGATAAACCGCTTTTATGAAACCTTTGATATGAACAAAGCCATTGAAATTTCGGAAAAATTCAATTTGAATACAAACAAAAAATTTAAAGCATTGTCAAAAGGCTATCAGTCAATTTTTAAATTAACTGTTGCTTTATCTCTTAATGTTCCGTATATCATTTTCGATGAACCAGTTTTAGGGTTAGATGCTAACCATAGAGAACTTTTTTATAACTTACTTTTGAAAGAATATGAAAATGATGAACGTACTTTTATTATTGCAACACATTTGATTGAAGAAGTTGCTAATATTGTTGAAGAAGTCGTGTTAATTGACGAAGGGAAAGTGTTATTGCAAGCGAATGTTGGAACTTTATTAGAAACGGGTTACAGCGTATCTGGTGTTGCACAAGAGGTAGACAACTATTGCGTTGATAAAAATGTTATCGGCTATGATGAATTAGGCGGTTTGAAAATTGCTTATATCTTAGGTGGAAAAACAATTACAAAAAATAGCAATTTACAAATTTCAACGATGAACCTACAAAAATTATTTGTCAAATTAACAGAGAAAGGCGGTCAATAA
- a CDS encoding O-antigen ligase family protein — MERISAFLHRKLDNFTLDEYIIMFVVCSIFLPFEFPLLAIAGVLLYLCATGRMKGIIQAVPKSGFMIVFCLLTSAIAFISGNLLGGVCGIGILLLMLFIFYFRTVINKRLFELLMDACCIISLFCFGWAMMEYCRIIDRLNYSFLQLKVENSPKDRINSTFFNANYYAMMIEFIVLICVYKMMQVKTLRRIVFYVVTIVCNLFALYLSGSRTAWIPFVVTIPFMFLINKRFIYFTTSMAGIGGAGLLLLLEPKLMQRATIFQDFAKRSNIWETAIKGIQAHPLLGEGPLTYFHIYKQYHGHPTQHAHSIYLDPILSHGIIGVILAGIYFAGNLKEVYLLLKRRIDLRLFSLISAFILTILIHGILDYTVYWVQTGLLFLIVLSASSMYFHKEQPYDIQEEH, encoded by the coding sequence ATGGAGAGAATTTCCGCTTTTCTGCACCGTAAACTTGATAACTTCACACTGGATGAATATATTATTATGTTCGTTGTGTGTTCCATATTCCTGCCGTTTGAATTCCCATTGCTGGCGATTGCCGGTGTACTTCTTTACCTGTGTGCAACAGGAAGGATGAAGGGAATCATTCAGGCAGTGCCAAAATCAGGATTTATGATAGTATTCTGCTTACTGACCTCTGCAATTGCATTTATCAGCGGTAATCTGCTGGGCGGTGTCTGCGGTATCGGAATCCTGCTGCTGATGCTGTTTATATTTTATTTCCGCACTGTTATCAATAAGCGCTTATTCGAGTTGCTGATGGACGCCTGCTGTATCATTTCCCTTTTCTGTTTTGGCTGGGCGATGATGGAATATTGCAGAATCATCGACCGTTTAAATTACAGCTTTCTTCAGCTGAAGGTGGAAAACAGTCCGAAGGACCGTATCAATTCAACCTTTTTCAATGCAAATTATTATGCGATGATGATTGAATTTATTGTATTGATCTGTGTTTATAAAATGATGCAGGTGAAGACTCTGCGCCGTATTGTATTTTATGTTGTTACCATCGTATGCAACCTGTTCGCACTATATCTGAGCGGCTCCAGAACAGCATGGATTCCCTTCGTGGTGACCATTCCGTTTATGTTTTTGATCAATAAGCGGTTTATCTATTTCACCACATCCATGGCGGGAATTGGCGGTGCCGGTCTGCTGTTGCTGTTGGAACCAAAGCTGATGCAGCGGGCAACGATTTTTCAGGATTTCGCAAAACGCAGTAATATATGGGAAACGGCAATCAAGGGAATACAGGCGCATCCGCTGCTTGGAGAGGGACCGCTGACCTACTTCCATATATATAAGCAGTATCACGGACATCCAACCCAGCATGCGCACAGCATCTATCTGGATCCGATTTTAAGCCATGGTATTATCGGTGTCATTCTGGCAGGTATCTACTTTGCAGGTAATCTGAAAGAAGTATATTTATTGTTAAAGCGTAGAATTGACTTACGATTGTTTTCTTTAATATCTGCATTCATACTCACCATACTGATTCACGGTATTCTGGATTACACGGTTTACTGGGTACAAACCGGTCTGCTGTTTTTGATAGTTTTATCTGCATCCAGTATGTATTTTCACAAGGAACAGCCATACGATATACAGGAGGAACATTGA
- the lepB gene encoding signal peptidase I, giving the protein MDQKENKEEQFQAVIDGTENIKPKKKKEEKKGLKYELLDLVKTFVICFVCIFLLTNFVVKPVRVDGRSMDPTLEDGEIGLMNVFSAKFQDIERFDVVVVYNEEKKENWVKRVIGLPGDTIYAKDDVVYVNGMPIEEPYLDNAYANQIRRHGNNFTEDFPKRTLKDNEYFLMGDNRIVSYDSRRVGPFKREDIRGKDVYVLFPFNKIKMVRNGGAE; this is encoded by the coding sequence ATGGATCAAAAAGAAAATAAGGAAGAACAGTTCCAGGCAGTCATCGATGGAACGGAAAACATAAAGCCAAAAAAGAAAAAGGAAGAAAAGAAAGGTTTAAAATATGAGCTGCTGGACTTGGTGAAAACCTTCGTCATCTGCTTTGTATGCATCTTTCTGTTAACCAATTTTGTTGTCAAGCCGGTGCGTGTGGATGGCAGAAGCATGGACCCTACGCTGGAGGATGGAGAAATCGGCCTCATGAATGTGTTCAGTGCAAAGTTTCAGGATATTGAACGCTTTGATGTAGTCGTAGTATACAATGAAGAAAAGAAGGAAAACTGGGTAAAGCGTGTCATCGGTCTGCCGGGTGATACGATTTATGCAAAGGATGATGTGGTCTATGTGAATGGCATGCCGATAGAGGAGCCTTATCTTGACAATGCTTATGCAAATCAGATTCGCAGGCATGGCAATAATTTTACAGAGGACTTTCCAAAGCGGACACTGAAGGATAATGAATATTTCCTGATGGGGGATAATCGTATCGTTTCTTATGATTCCCGTCGTGTCGGGCCATTCAAGCGGGAGGATATACGGGGAAAGGATGTCTATGTCCTGTTTCCGTTTAATAAAATAAAAATGGTACGCAATGGAGGAGCAGAATGA